From Methyloterricola oryzae, the proteins below share one genomic window:
- the tnpA gene encoding IS66 family insertion sequence element accessory protein TnpA: MTFEERRNYWKRRLAEYSVSGLSARAWCRHAGGGVWDVQLLASSRAERVAIGFVDVDSGR; encoded by the coding sequence ATGACATTCGAAGAACGTCGGAATTATTGGAAGCGGCGCTTGGCCGAGTATTCGGTCAGTGGATTGTCGGCGCGGGCCTGGTGCCGGCATGCGGGGGGTGGCGTATGGGACGTTCAGCTATTGGCGTCGTCGCGTGCAGAGCGAGTCGCCATTGGCTTTGTTGACGTTGATTCCGGTCGTTGA
- the tnpB gene encoding IS66 family insertion sequence element accessory protein TnpB: MLTTLLSVSAVYVVAEPLDLRKSIDGLALAVATSLGASPLSVSVYVFVNRGGDKVKLL; this comes from the coding sequence GTGTTGACGACGCTGTTGAGTGTGAGCGCGGTGTACGTGGTGGCGGAGCCGTTGGACTTGCGCAAGTCGATCGATGGGTTGGCGCTGGCGGTGGCAACCAGCCTGGGGGCTTCGCCGTTGTCGGTATCGGTCTATGTGTTTGTCAATCGCGGTGGGGATAAAGTGAAGCTGCTGTGA
- a CDS encoding sugar phosphate nucleotidyltransferase, giving the protein MHAVILAGGKGTRLRPYTTVLPKPLMPISDMPIIEVVLRQLKSAGVEKVTLAVAYLAELLEAFCLDGSRFGLDISYSREAKELSTAGPLKLIDGLDDTFLVMNGDLLTTLDYRKLRDFHKSENAAATIAVHRRTVKIDFGVVKTNGHHLLDSYIEKPEFDYRVSMGINVLEPRALKYIEYEEALGMPDLMLRLKDAGEKVCTYEEPCTWYDIGRIEDYDLAVDGFCKKRSDFLHCNGG; this is encoded by the coding sequence ATGCATGCAGTAATTCTGGCTGGCGGCAAGGGTACTCGCCTTCGCCCATATACAACGGTTCTTCCCAAGCCGCTTATGCCTATCAGCGATATGCCAATTATTGAAGTTGTCCTTCGTCAGCTTAAATCTGCCGGGGTAGAGAAAGTAACGCTCGCGGTCGCCTATTTGGCTGAGTTGCTCGAAGCCTTTTGTCTAGACGGCTCACGCTTTGGATTGGATATTAGTTATTCTCGAGAGGCTAAGGAGCTTTCCACGGCTGGCCCTCTAAAACTGATTGACGGATTGGATGATACGTTCCTTGTGATGAATGGAGATCTTTTGACGACGCTCGATTACAGAAAGCTACGCGATTTTCATAAATCTGAAAATGCCGCAGCCACTATCGCCGTACATCGACGCACGGTGAAAATTGACTTTGGCGTAGTTAAGACTAATGGACATCACCTCTTGGATAGCTACATTGAGAAGCCGGAGTTTGACTATCGAGTGAGTATGGGCATTAACGTTCTCGAACCGAGGGCGTTGAAGTATATTGAATATGAAGAAGCTCTGGGGATGCCGGACTTAATGCTTCGCCTAAAAGATGCAGGAGAAAAGGTTTGTACCTACGAGGAGCCGTGTACGTGGTATGATATTGGTCGAATTGAGGATTACGATCTCGCCGTGGATGGGTTCTGCAAAAAGCGCTCGGATTTTCTGCATTGCAATGGTGGGTGA
- a CDS encoding GDP-mannose 4,6-dehydratase produces the protein MSQKITGKRVLVTGAGGFIGSHLTEALVKEGASVKALVTYNSRNDWGQLERLPESIRSQIEVYAGNIRDPYFVDRITKGAEIVFHLAALIPIPYSYLAPAEYVETNVRGTLHVLEACRKNGVARLLHTSTSETYGTALYTPIDEKHPLQGQSPYSASKIGADKLAESYWRSFELPVVIVRPFNTYGPRQSARAFLPTILTQALSGNTVRTGSLEPVRDMNYVGDTVRGFILAATASDVEGLTLNLGSGTGVTMGELMNVAFQILGRSPTVEVESTRLRPRNSEVYELIANADLARKTIGWESLTSLEMGLKKTMEWIAGNMSDYKPQIYNV, from the coding sequence ATGTCTCAAAAAATTACCGGGAAAAGGGTCCTGGTTACTGGCGCCGGCGGTTTTATTGGCAGTCACCTGACTGAAGCGTTGGTGAAGGAGGGAGCAAGCGTAAAAGCTTTAGTTACATATAACTCAAGAAACGATTGGGGGCAACTGGAGCGCCTTCCAGAAAGCATAAGATCCCAGATCGAAGTGTATGCTGGAAATATTCGTGACCCTTACTTCGTAGATCGCATAACAAAGGGAGCCGAAATAGTTTTTCACTTGGCAGCACTCATTCCAATACCTTACTCCTATCTTGCGCCAGCAGAATATGTAGAAACCAATGTACGGGGCACACTTCACGTCTTGGAAGCATGTAGGAAGAATGGTGTTGCTCGACTGCTACATACGTCAACAAGTGAAACTTATGGTACAGCTCTGTATACACCTATCGATGAGAAACATCCACTACAGGGGCAATCACCATATTCCGCCAGCAAAATAGGCGCGGACAAGCTTGCCGAATCCTATTGGCGATCTTTTGAATTACCGGTGGTGATTGTCCGACCCTTTAATACCTATGGTCCACGACAGTCAGCTCGTGCATTTCTCCCAACCATACTCACGCAAGCGCTTAGCGGTAATACTGTCAGGACTGGTTCTCTGGAGCCAGTTAGAGACATGAACTATGTGGGAGACACCGTACGTGGATTTATACTCGCAGCAACAGCCTCGGATGTCGAAGGCCTGACCTTGAATCTTGGGAGTGGGACTGGGGTAACCATGGGTGAATTGATGAATGTCGCGTTCCAGATTTTAGGGCGTTCGCCGACAGTAGAAGTTGAAAGCACTCGACTTCGGCCGCGTAATAGTGAGGTCTATGAATTAATCGCTAATGCAGACCTTGCACGAAAGACGATAGGATGGGAAAGCCTTACAAGTCTGGAAATGGGCCTGAAAAAGACCATGGAGTGGATAGCGGGGAATATGTCTGACTATAAGCCACAGATATACAACGTTTGA
- a CDS encoding transposase domain-containing protein, translating to MFSLIQTCKALRLNPEAYLKDVLNRLPTTKQRDIGSLLPHNWKPAAA from the coding sequence GTGTTCAGCCTGATCCAGACCTGCAAGGCACTGCGCCTCAACCCGGAGGCCTACCTGAAGGACGTGCTCAACCGCCTGCCGACCACCAAGCAAAGAGATATCGGCAGTCTGCTACCGCATAACTGGAAACCAGCCGCCGCATAA
- the pelF gene encoding GT4 family glycosyltransferase PelF — MKGSNPIADITLVLEGTYPFMNGGVSHWVHQLISGLPQFTFSLIFLGSTEESYSGLRFRLPDNVTHLQCFYLWGNEEFETPRERSGNVDNFAVVEHLHDWFRSKGDFCTAPVIGHFLRELANPKGRAIADFYFSNSAWHFICQRYSESKCRHASFADYFWTVRMMHAPLLKLARGAASIPRGRVVHSVSNGYAGFLAVVLKQLQEIPFMLTEHGIYSKERKIDLQSSYIEDCDDLFSDPPPHGMQEHRYMWIRHFEGLSRFVYSEANPILSCHEGNRRRQVKDGAADERTHVIPNGINLTNYVALRSKRPEKIPMVLGLIGRMVPIKDIKTFIRAMRVVATRLPAAEGWLIGPEAEDPKYGDECRQLVANLGLEANVRFLGFQDLDTIFPQLGLLVLTSISEAFPLVLLEAFATGVPVLTTNVGACREIIEGNTAEDKALGSAGSVVPIADPEATAEAAIALLTDETRWKAAQRTAIERVERYYSEPRFLGAYGEVYQAALGD; from the coding sequence ATGAAAGGCAGCAATCCGATCGCTGATATTACCTTGGTTCTTGAAGGCACCTATCCATTTATGAATGGCGGCGTTTCGCATTGGGTTCACCAATTGATTTCAGGACTTCCTCAATTTACGTTCTCTCTGATCTTTTTAGGTTCGACCGAAGAGAGCTATAGTGGCCTTCGCTTCAGATTGCCAGATAATGTCACTCACTTGCAGTGCTTCTATTTGTGGGGTAACGAGGAATTCGAGACTCCTAGAGAGCGAAGTGGGAATGTCGATAACTTTGCTGTCGTCGAACACCTTCATGATTGGTTTCGCTCCAAAGGAGATTTTTGCACCGCACCTGTTATCGGACATTTTCTTCGTGAACTAGCCAACCCCAAGGGACGCGCCATTGCCGACTTTTACTTCAGCAACTCTGCATGGCACTTTATTTGCCAACGGTATTCCGAATCAAAATGCCGTCATGCGAGCTTCGCCGACTACTTTTGGACTGTTCGCATGATGCACGCGCCGCTCTTGAAGCTAGCGCGGGGAGCGGCCTCAATTCCGCGAGGTAGAGTCGTTCATTCGGTGAGCAATGGCTACGCTGGGTTTCTCGCGGTTGTGTTAAAGCAGTTGCAGGAAATCCCGTTTATGCTCACCGAGCATGGAATCTATTCGAAGGAGCGTAAAATTGATTTGCAGTCCTCGTACATTGAAGACTGCGACGATTTGTTTAGCGATCCTCCACCGCACGGGATGCAAGAACATCGCTACATGTGGATTCGTCATTTCGAGGGACTGAGTCGTTTTGTGTACAGTGAAGCAAATCCCATCCTGAGTTGTCACGAAGGAAATCGGCGCCGCCAAGTGAAGGACGGCGCTGCAGATGAGCGCACACACGTTATTCCGAATGGCATAAACCTTACAAATTATGTCGCGCTTCGCTCAAAGCGGCCAGAGAAGATTCCTATGGTTTTAGGCTTGATAGGGCGTATGGTGCCGATCAAGGACATCAAAACTTTCATCAGGGCTATGCGCGTCGTTGCAACCCGACTGCCGGCCGCGGAGGGCTGGCTTATCGGTCCGGAAGCGGAAGATCCGAAATACGGGGACGAGTGTCGTCAGTTGGTTGCCAATCTAGGGCTAGAGGCTAATGTTCGTTTCTTAGGATTCCAGGATCTGGATACTATTTTCCCGCAGTTGGGGCTGTTGGTCCTGACTTCGATTAGTGAGGCGTTCCCTTTAGTGTTGTTGGAAGCGTTTGCCACCGGCGTTCCCGTGTTAACGACCAATGTCGGCGCATGCCGAGAGATCATCGAGGGTAACACTGCTGAAGACAAGGCCTTGGGCAGTGCAGGAAGTGTCGTGCCAATCGCTGACCCGGAAGCCACCGCCGAAGCAGCGATCGCGCTCCTTACCGATGAGACTCGGTGGAAGGCGGCGCAACGTACCGCTATCGAAAGAGTAGAACGCTATTACTCTGAGCCCCGGTTTCTTGGCGCATATGGAGAGGTCTATCAGGCCGCTTTGGGGGATTAA
- a CDS encoding IS66 family transposase zinc-finger binding domain-containing protein, protein MAKLKQLIFGARSERLQTLPDPAQMPLWDEQPEDLPLASPVEFKTVVKSPAKGQPKRVVLPEHLPREIVVVPLSAKERACPACGEERPVIGYESSERLDYVPAQLKVVETRCEKSACTKCQGPLDTAPAPAQVSEQGIPLPGCWRMC, encoded by the coding sequence ATGGCGAAGCTCAAGCAGCTGATCTTCGGTGCCCGCTCGGAACGCTTGCAGACCCTGCCTGATCCGGCGCAAATGCCTCTCTGGGATGAACAGCCGGAAGACCTCCCGCTCGCCAGCCCGGTGGAGTTCAAGACGGTGGTGAAATCCCCGGCCAAAGGGCAACCCAAGCGCGTAGTCTTGCCGGAACATCTGCCGCGCGAGATCGTGGTGGTGCCCCTGTCGGCCAAGGAACGGGCTTGCCCGGCATGCGGCGAAGAGCGACCCGTCATCGGCTACGAGAGCTCCGAACGGCTGGACTACGTGCCCGCACAGCTCAAGGTGGTCGAGACGCGCTGCGAGAAGTCCGCCTGCACCAAGTGCCAAGGACCGTTGGATACTGCGCCGGCGCCGGCACAGGTGAGCGAACAGGGTATCCCACTGCCGGGGTGTTGGCGTATGTGCTGA
- the glmS gene encoding glutamine--fructose-6-phosphate transaminase (isomerizing), giving the protein MCGIVGSIAQRQIAPILVEGLRRLEYRGYDSTGIAVLDARGQIWRKRSVGKLKELEQRIATDPVPRGGLAGIAHARWATHGVPTERNAHPHLSRASVAVVHNGIIENHHELRVQLQNRGFEFTSDTDTEVIAHQIQDFLEQGHTLEEAVRAATNLFSGSYAIGVIAVPEPDRLVAARFGSPLVIGLGEGENFMASDVFALLRETRRFLFLEDGDIAVLTREGVEVHDQAGIPTSRPVKEVNLHADACEHAGHSHYMHKEIHEQPGAVTQTLNGRLNEAGLLDVAFEASAWEALRRTRGVHIVACGTSYHAGLIARHWIEAMARIPCTVEVASEYRYRDLVVPPGTLFVSISQSGETADTLAALSLAKRLGYVHTLALCNVAESSLVRASASSLMTQAGPEIGVASTKAFTTQLTGLALLVLALCRFRPGHPGLMERLASAALRQLRTQIVTALRLETAIRQWAQRIALCEHAIYLGRGAMYPVAMEGALKLKEISYIHAECFAAGELKHGPLALVDERMPVIALAPNNRLAEKLNSNLAEVRARGGQIFVLASRETDLSGLTGIEVIRLPEVDELTAPIVYSIPLQLLAYHVALLRGTDLDQPRNLAKSVTVE; this is encoded by the coding sequence ATGTGCGGGATAGTCGGATCAATAGCGCAGAGACAAATTGCACCCATTCTTGTAGAGGGACTACGTCGCTTGGAGTATAGGGGTTACGACTCCACCGGCATCGCGGTCCTGGATGCCAGGGGGCAGATTTGGCGCAAGCGCAGCGTGGGAAAGCTGAAGGAGCTGGAGCAGCGCATCGCGACCGATCCGGTTCCTCGCGGCGGCCTGGCGGGAATTGCCCACGCACGCTGGGCGACACATGGCGTACCGACAGAACGCAATGCGCACCCGCATCTGTCGCGGGCGTCGGTCGCCGTTGTGCACAATGGCATCATCGAGAACCATCACGAACTGCGTGTCCAGCTCCAGAACAGGGGCTTTGAATTCACGTCGGACACCGACACCGAGGTCATCGCGCACCAGATCCAGGACTTCCTCGAGCAGGGGCATACGCTCGAAGAGGCCGTGCGGGCTGCCACGAACCTGTTCTCCGGCAGTTATGCCATCGGGGTGATTGCCGTTCCCGAACCCGACCGTTTGGTCGCCGCCCGCTTCGGCAGTCCCCTGGTCATCGGCCTGGGCGAAGGGGAGAACTTCATGGCATCGGACGTGTTTGCCTTATTGCGGGAGACCCGCCGCTTCCTGTTTCTCGAGGATGGGGACATCGCCGTGCTCACGCGCGAAGGCGTGGAAGTCCATGATCAGGCCGGCATTCCGACCAGTCGCCCGGTCAAGGAGGTGAACCTGCATGCCGATGCCTGCGAACATGCCGGGCATAGCCATTACATGCACAAGGAAATCCACGAGCAACCGGGAGCCGTGACGCAAACCCTGAACGGTCGCTTGAACGAAGCGGGTCTTCTGGATGTGGCCTTTGAAGCCAGCGCCTGGGAGGCTCTTAGACGAACCCGCGGCGTGCATATCGTTGCCTGCGGCACCAGCTACCACGCGGGCCTGATTGCGCGCCACTGGATCGAAGCCATGGCCAGAATCCCGTGCACGGTGGAAGTCGCCAGCGAGTACCGTTACCGTGATCTGGTGGTGCCACCGGGCACCTTGTTCGTCAGCATCTCCCAGTCGGGCGAAACCGCCGACACGCTGGCCGCGCTTTCCCTGGCCAAGCGGTTGGGGTACGTGCACACTCTGGCTCTGTGCAACGTGGCCGAAAGCTCGCTGGTGCGAGCTTCGGCTTCTTCCCTCATGACCCAAGCCGGGCCGGAAATCGGGGTTGCATCCACAAAGGCTTTCACCACGCAGTTGACCGGCCTGGCGCTGTTGGTCCTCGCTCTTTGTCGATTCCGGCCCGGCCACCCGGGCCTGATGGAGCGGTTAGCCTCCGCCGCCTTGCGTCAGTTGCGTACACAGATCGTCACCGCGTTGCGCCTGGAGACTGCGATCCGGCAATGGGCACAACGCATCGCCTTGTGCGAACACGCGATCTATTTGGGGCGCGGAGCGATGTACCCGGTGGCCATGGAAGGCGCGTTGAAGCTGAAGGAGATTTCCTATATCCATGCCGAGTGCTTTGCGGCTGGCGAACTCAAGCACGGGCCGCTCGCCCTGGTGGATGAACGTATGCCGGTCATCGCCCTCGCACCCAACAACAGACTGGCGGAGAAGCTGAATTCCAACCTGGCGGAGGTTCGCGCCCGCGGTGGGCAGATCTTTGTGCTGGCGAGTCGGGAAACGGATTTGAGCGGCTTGACTGGCATCGAGGTCATCCGGCTCCCTGAAGTCGATGAGTTGACCGCCCCCATCGTGTACAGCATTCCCTTGCAGCTTCTGGCGTACCACGTGGCCCTGTTGCGCGGCACCGATCTCGATCAGCCGCGGAATCTCGCTAAGTCCGTCACCGTCGAGTAA
- a CDS encoding spherulation-specific family 4 protein, with translation MIIVLLLGSASSSIGQGEGQQLAVPAYVHPMQDPRAWDRIIESAPGKVGIVVANVLNGPDYRPTDYWTAVIRRAHSSGIRVLGYVDTGYFGTTGLTTRLGTNSAADWMAQAQRDISAWYEFYGSDIDGIFFDQGQNACGPTEDSEDWVELYRHLNHYEKENHPGALTVVNPGTTVPQCYEDAADVLLTFESSYAAYVGSDPNSALNYREPDWVPQDPYKFWHIIYGASLEQMASVIQLSQLRHSGYVYVTDDVMENPYDSVPESLFWENEQALVFGTGIEVSDGAPVSRLWWSSPRRSPNLLAESTDFTSTELSWGEPESWEFFSPAVIAFDIYADGEKILSLPASTHRVRVGGLMPDTTMHFSLSARDMRGRSTEQSNIVTVTTLPLPDGNPLLEATVVRSSTSLTYRAKFLLPFSFYRVFISTGNSAHACWWTGSTPQTCADFVIENGRLLRYAGSDGSWTWELVSRVVPSIDGYSHSWTISPSDLGSVDGSGVATFNAEGYAPVVWAFASDEAGSEGLGQN, from the coding sequence ATGATTATTGTCCTGCTTTTGGGTAGCGCCTCTTCTTCAATTGGTCAAGGAGAGGGACAACAATTGGCTGTGCCGGCTTATGTTCATCCAATGCAGGATCCTCGAGCGTGGGACCGCATTATTGAATCCGCGCCCGGCAAGGTCGGAATTGTAGTGGCCAATGTTCTCAATGGGCCCGATTATCGACCTACCGACTACTGGACTGCGGTTATTCGTCGCGCGCATTCGTCAGGGATTCGGGTATTGGGATACGTCGATACGGGCTATTTCGGTACCACTGGCCTTACGACTCGCTTGGGGACTAATTCGGCTGCGGACTGGATGGCGCAAGCGCAAAGGGATATCTCGGCGTGGTATGAGTTTTATGGGTCAGATATCGACGGAATTTTCTTCGATCAAGGCCAGAATGCTTGTGGCCCAACAGAGGATTCTGAGGACTGGGTCGAACTGTATCGACACCTCAACCACTATGAGAAGGAGAATCACCCGGGGGCGCTCACCGTAGTCAATCCTGGCACCACGGTTCCCCAATGCTACGAAGACGCCGCTGACGTTCTTTTGACATTCGAAAGCAGTTACGCAGCTTACGTTGGGAGCGACCCCAATTCTGCGTTGAACTACCGCGAGCCTGATTGGGTGCCTCAGGATCCCTATAAGTTCTGGCACATCATTTATGGAGCATCGTTGGAACAAATGGCGTCAGTTATTCAGTTGAGCCAATTGCGTCACTCCGGTTATGTTTATGTTACCGATGACGTGATGGAGAATCCTTACGATAGTGTGCCTGAATCACTCTTTTGGGAGAATGAGCAGGCGCTAGTATTTGGCACGGGCATCGAGGTCTCTGATGGAGCCCCGGTTTCGAGACTTTGGTGGTCGTCTCCCCGACGATCGCCGAATCTGCTCGCGGAATCAACAGATTTTACCAGTACTGAGTTGTCATGGGGCGAGCCTGAGTCATGGGAATTCTTCAGTCCAGCGGTAATCGCCTTTGACATTTATGCCGATGGGGAGAAGATCCTCTCCTTACCCGCTTCGACCCATCGCGTTCGGGTCGGCGGCTTGATGCCAGATACGACCATGCACTTCTCCTTGTCGGCGAGAGACATGCGCGGGCGGTCAACTGAGCAGAGTAATATCGTGACAGTCACAACCTTGCCACTCCCTGACGGTAACCCCCTCTTGGAGGCGACAGTCGTAAGAAGTTCGACGAGCCTCACCTATCGAGCGAAGTTCTTGTTACCATTTTCTTTTTACCGCGTCTTTATTTCAACGGGCAATTCCGCTCATGCTTGTTGGTGGACTGGAAGTACTCCACAAACCTGCGCAGATTTCGTAATTGAAAATGGACGTTTGTTACGTTACGCGGGGTCGGATGGCAGTTGGACATGGGAGCTGGTTTCACGAGTGGTTCCGTCAATTGACGGCTACTCCCATTCTTGGACGATCAGTCCGAGTGATCTAGGGTCGGTTGATGGATCAGGGGTCGCAACATTTAACGCCGAGGGCTACGCGCCCGTCGTTTGGGCCTTTGCCAGCGATGAGGCCGGTAGTGAAGGTTTAGGACAAAACTAA
- a CDS encoding NAD-dependent epimerase/dehydratase family protein produces MDILVTGGTSFTARYLLPELIENFPSAQITVTDKCPGAQLPYNISYVNADLRERVDIDRLLAGNGPEIIFHLAGYGGRDANRCFEVNLGATRNLMEAAASLDVKPRILHVSSASVYGVTEHRESPVKEIAPLRPVASYGASKAAAELAAFTYFYQYRLPVTVVRPFNLIGPGLPLGLAPADFLARLRNIQANQRGGVLSVGNLDSERDFVDVRDAVRAYVALVECDDVWGHPFNVASGVAVSIRTIVESFIDLIGLHVSIHQDPTFKQQVEVASQVGDFTKLRELTGWAPRFSLQDSLRDMVCE; encoded by the coding sequence ATGGATATTTTGGTTACAGGCGGTACCTCGTTTACTGCTAGGTACTTATTGCCGGAATTAATAGAGAATTTCCCGTCAGCGCAAATCACGGTAACGGATAAGTGCCCTGGCGCCCAACTGCCATATAATATTTCTTACGTAAACGCGGATCTTCGAGAGCGGGTGGACATAGATCGGCTGTTGGCGGGGAATGGGCCAGAGATTATTTTTCATTTGGCAGGGTATGGCGGACGGGACGCCAATCGATGCTTCGAAGTGAATTTGGGTGCCACACGTAACCTAATGGAGGCAGCTGCGTCGCTCGATGTTAAGCCTAGGATACTTCATGTCTCAAGTGCTTCTGTGTATGGAGTGACCGAGCACCGGGAGTCCCCAGTCAAAGAAATTGCGCCGCTTAGGCCGGTTGCTTCGTATGGTGCGAGCAAGGCTGCGGCCGAATTGGCCGCATTCACGTATTTCTACCAATACAGGTTACCGGTAACCGTCGTCCGTCCATTCAATCTCATTGGACCGGGGCTTCCCTTGGGACTTGCGCCAGCTGATTTCTTGGCCCGGCTTAGAAACATTCAAGCAAATCAGCGCGGTGGTGTGCTTTCGGTGGGGAATTTGGATTCCGAGCGAGATTTTGTGGATGTTAGAGACGCTGTTCGAGCCTACGTGGCACTTGTCGAGTGCGATGATGTGTGGGGGCATCCGTTTAATGTGGCTTCGGGAGTCGCCGTTTCGATTCGAACTATAGTAGAAAGTTTTATTGACCTTATTGGGCTTCATGTCTCGATTCATCAGGACCCTACCTTTAAGCAGCAGGTTGAAGTTGCAAGCCAAGTGGGGGATTTCACTAAGCTGAGAGAACTCACTGGCTGGGCTCCACGTTTTAGTTTGCAGGATTCATTACGCGATATGGTCTGCGAATAG
- the pelG gene encoding exopolysaccharide Pel transporter PelG, with amino-acid sequence MAGIGFELRKLLESGTYLGVVKAYGYAGLISAGPWVLSICGVFAIGLIRLDARSAGTCMQQFQVSVTYLIVSSFIVTSPVQLTFTRFLADEIFKKNESEIAANVTGVLTFVFLISGILASLATFLILEESLLYRLEMISGVVVLSGTWIVMSIVSAIREYMRVLVGFLLGYSTSVVSAFGFRNEGLEGLLAGYLIGQLLLFFYLLLLVFRRFPADQLIRIDFLGPSAFYPRLALISAFFSMGMWVDKFIFWWNPHTSVPVIGPLRVSDIYDLPIFLAYLCIIPGMASFLVRVETDFADRHKAFFDSLEGGASLAEITALRDDMVDSVRRGLKEILKIQGMSVIVIFATGPQLLDLFGIPNLYRILLNVDVVAVSVQVMLLALLNFLSYLDLQRAMLKLGMFFFCTNTALTGATQVLGPSFYGYGFALSVIATTLLALTVLSDGLNRLIFRTFMLQRVVL; translated from the coding sequence ATGGCCGGAATTGGGTTCGAACTGCGTAAGCTTCTGGAAAGCGGCACCTATCTCGGAGTTGTGAAGGCCTATGGTTATGCCGGGCTAATCAGCGCTGGCCCCTGGGTACTATCCATATGCGGTGTTTTTGCCATCGGACTGATTCGGCTCGATGCGCGTAGTGCCGGAACTTGCATGCAACAATTTCAAGTCTCAGTAACTTATCTTATTGTATCATCCTTCATTGTTACTAGCCCCGTCCAACTTACTTTTACCCGCTTTCTCGCTGACGAAATTTTTAAGAAAAATGAGTCAGAGATTGCTGCCAATGTAACCGGTGTTCTTACATTTGTTTTTCTGATCAGCGGAATTCTTGCGTCGCTGGCAACATTTTTGATCTTAGAGGAATCACTGCTATATCGCCTTGAGATGATCAGTGGCGTCGTGGTACTCTCCGGGACGTGGATCGTCATGAGTATAGTGTCGGCAATAAGGGAATACATGCGGGTTTTAGTTGGCTTTCTTCTCGGGTACAGTACATCAGTCGTCTCAGCGTTTGGATTTCGGAACGAAGGACTCGAAGGGCTGCTGGCTGGGTATTTAATTGGACAGTTATTATTGTTTTTTTATTTACTATTGTTAGTATTTCGCCGCTTTCCGGCTGATCAGTTGATACGAATTGATTTCCTGGGGCCAAGTGCGTTCTATCCGCGCTTGGCACTGATCAGCGCATTTTTTTCAATGGGGATGTGGGTGGACAAGTTCATTTTCTGGTGGAACCCGCATACTAGCGTTCCTGTAATTGGCCCCCTGCGTGTTTCCGACATATACGACTTACCAATTTTTTTGGCATACCTTTGCATTATTCCAGGCATGGCTTCTTTCCTAGTGCGTGTAGAAACCGACTTTGCCGATAGGCATAAAGCTTTTTTTGACTCACTAGAGGGAGGGGCCTCTTTGGCTGAAATCACTGCGCTTAGAGATGATATGGTCGACTCAGTTAGGCGTGGATTGAAGGAGATTCTAAAGATTCAGGGTATGTCTGTTATTGTAATATTTGCCACGGGTCCTCAACTGCTGGACCTGTTTGGTATACCGAACTTATATCGTATTCTGCTGAACGTTGACGTTGTGGCTGTTAGCGTACAGGTGATGCTGCTGGCTCTTCTGAACTTCCTCTCGTACCTGGATTTACAACGTGCCATGTTGAAGCTCGGAATGTTCTTTTTCTGTACCAACACGGCCCTGACTGGGGCTACCCAAGTGCTGGGTCCGTCCTTCTACGGATACGGTTTCGCTCTTTCGGTAATCGCAACTACCTTGCTTGCCCTAACTGTGTTGTCCGATGGATTGAATCGCCTCATATTTCGAACTTTCATGCTCCAGAGAGTCGTTCTTTAG